The Verrucomicrobium spinosum DSM 4136 = JCM 18804 DNA segment CTTGGCACTGAGCTTGACGAAGCTGCGGACAGAAATGTGTGGGGAACTCTCGATCAACTGAACAACCTTAAACGCAACTGAATCATGGCCGTCCCGAAGCGCAGACAATCCAAGAGCCGTCAGAAGATGCGCCGTGGCGCAAACCGCTGGCGCGCCCCCAAACTCAAGTCCTGTTCCTCCTGCGGAGCGGCTGTTCCCTCCCACGTTGCCTGCCCTTCCTGCGGCTATTACGGCGACCGCCAGGTGCTTGACGTGGACGCGGGCTAAGCCATCGGCTTACCCATCTGCCAACATACAGCTTCGATCCCTGCAACGCCCGGCGTTGC contains these protein-coding regions:
- the rpmF gene encoding 50S ribosomal protein L32, whose translation is MAVPKRRQSKSRQKMRRGANRWRAPKLKSCSSCGAAVPSHVACPSCGYYGDRQVLDVDAG